From one Phorcysia thermohydrogeniphila genomic stretch:
- the truB gene encoding tRNA pseudouridine(55) synthase TruB — protein sequence MLAIGKATKLSEYLLKKDKCYVVKGRLGLSSNTYDVDGEVKEVPCQKVEEGKLGEVLKNFTGEIEQVPPPFSAIRVKGKRAYELARKGEKVELPPRRVTIYSLKLLEFSYPDFTLEVCCSSGTYIRSLVHDIGRALGCDAVVVELRRTRVGNVSLEDAVPLEKLNRENISHYILPPDSLIDFPEVELGEREARLFKNGGRIRLNLSEGHYKVYSKGTFLGIGVVKSGSLKPEKVLVE from the coding sequence ATTCTGGCTATTGGTAAGGCTACGAAGCTTTCAGAGTATTTGCTTAAAAAGGATAAGTGTTACGTTGTTAAGGGACGTTTGGGGCTTTCAAGTAACACCTACGACGTTGACGGTGAGGTAAAAGAAGTTCCCTGTCAAAAGGTAGAGGAGGGAAAACTCGGGGAAGTTCTGAAAAACTTTACCGGAGAGATTGAGCAAGTTCCTCCTCCTTTCTCAGCAATTCGTGTAAAGGGTAAAAGGGCCTACGAGCTTGCAAGGAAAGGGGAAAAGGTGGAGCTCCCCCCTCGTCGCGTTACAATTTATTCCCTGAAACTCCTTGAATTTAGCTACCCCGACTTTACCCTTGAAGTCTGTTGCTCTTCGGGGACCTACATTCGCTCACTCGTTCACGATATAGGGAGAGCTCTCGGCTGTGATGCCGTTGTCGTTGAGCTGAGAAGAACAAGAGTAGGAAACGTTTCTCTTGAGGACGCCGTCCCCCTTGAGAAACTGAACAGGGAGAACATATCTCACTACATTCTTCCCCCCGACAGTCTGATTGACTTTCCAGAGGTAGAGCTCGGCGAAAGGGAAGCAAGACTGTTTAAAAACGGAGGAAGAATAAGATTGAACCTTTCGGAAGGCCACTATAAGGTCTACTCTAAGGGGACTTTCTTGGGTATAGGTGTTGTTAAATCCGGTTCTCTTAAACCTGAGAAGGTTTTAGTCGAGTGA